The window CATTATATCTCccatttgtgtccacttgactgtctcctcatgttctgttgcctattagcttttattttatttatttttaatttaattattttttttttttttttttttttttttttaattaaaagtaCGGTGTtattgggtgtcatgaaaggcgcctaaaaatataatgtattattattattattttattttgttattattttaagtATGTATGATGCTGCATGTCTTTGTTGTCTTTTCTGAATGTTCTGATTGCGCCTTAAAAAGGAGTAGCTTTACTCTTCTCgttgtataatgacaataaatgctTCCTATCTATTCTATTCTAATCCGCAGATCTTCGTATCGTGGTTTTCAACACAAACAGCTCCAACAATGCATAAACCCACAACAACAACTTAGATCAATTATATATGTACGTATTCATCGATGGCAGACTAAAGGAGCGAAGTACACAGGCACACAAGCATGATTATGTTGGGCTACTGCACGGATAGATACTGTATAGCAATTTGCTCAGAGAAATGTAAGAATGCCTTTAACATATAAGAACATGGTAAACATGGCTAGTCCTCCTGACACCGTCTTCTTCGAAGTCTCTCCAAAAGACACCGTTCGTTCTGTGTCTCCGTGATTGTTTTCTATCAACTCCTCGTCCTTTGCATCCATTCTTAGTCCCACGCTTCCTTGATGTcagttaaaatatattttttagttaGTTTGCAGTCAATTTTAGTCATTTTTCATCTAATTTCTGAAATGTAACAATTCTAAATAGATGTATTGTATGTCTTTGCATCAGTTTATGGTTGTTTGTAGAAGCTATTTGTTAGTTTTTTTTTACTCTTTAAATTGGATTAACTTGagttttgtgttttttccccgTGACTGCGAGGTGAAGCGAACCTTGCTCCAGAGAGATGGAAGCGGCGAGGATGAATTTAATAATGCATTCAGGCACTTTCCAGGAAACGGCACTGGTAATACATTCAGAAAGTACCCCGTCTGCATAACTCTGGGTCAAAGGCATAATATCATCTaacgcagtggttctcaactggtgggtcgcggacCCGCTTCGAGTGCAAATGTATGagtgaagattttttttttttttttaagtcaaaCGTGTATTACTTTtacttctgtcacgtagtgatcatcttctcaataaaacatctttgctgatgtttttttcgagtcttctggccaatcagaatcaagattgttgccggaagtccccacggagaataactttgcggtagaactattctttatacatccagggccggccctgaccaatttgccgccctaggcaagattttagctggcgcccccccccccccccaaatgcagacactcactatgattcgcacgtgcacggttgtggcatgaccacaaaaacaaagatattgacacaagatgtgtgcaactgtatttagtttcctatccatttgaacatgatttaagtggggggggacctcacctcctctaggggggtccgggggcatgctcccccgggaagactttttttttaatattgaagttaaaagcatcaatctggtgcactttgagagcagcattaggagctctatggaaacatctctcaacacccatatgaaacagaactggaagcagattttctttttctttatggatattttacaaatcactctcctttcaaactgtattctagtttattaataacaacttttttgtactgtcagtattttatacctgtttttcacctgttctcttatttttttataactataatgatcatatagaggcgtgcctttacctcactgagctgaggttatcagagcctctcagtctttcaggagagagctctctaaagctccccccccccccccccccgcggccgcttacacagtaaattccaatgttaagaaaagcacacagaagctgtgtacgttttttgggagtttgatttattttaaatgaacacaaatacaaaattaaaacctataattgcacactaaaaccattatttcaaaaaaagaacaatttcacataaacctctggtttttactggggctggggggttcaacttgatttgggggggggggtgccatagtttatgggtgctgtacgcaatataggcgtagttctgttagtataagataataagaagtactttgttgatccaaaatcgggaaattgtgttgttatgaaataaaaaaaatatatatatttttttatttctaacttcttttttttttcaattttcggcgccccctatgggttgatgcgcccttagcattcgcctatactgcctatgccgagggccggccctgtatacatccatgggtacaacttcagatagaaATGAACACATGATGAGATATGACCCCCGGTCTGAtgactgacaggtcacagaacaatggcgGCTATCTACCCttaaaagtaattcacacagactcctctttgctcttctctctgcgaggagcagcaagctgtcagaactaagtgacaaacaaacaatggcataaaatattattaatatgtcgggtagtaatagatttatttattttcttctcagagtgtaccagaatccccccggaccccctgcTGGGGATGGGTTTACAGCATGTGTGCCTTTGTATACAGTTCatctttgattccatcatctcattaaacctttagttctgtgaagggatatatgcactgtacttcactttgattaatattgtatgctgaaagGAGTATATGTTACAGCACGATTTTGTGTTTCCTTGTTGTCGTTTGGGATCTATTTCCAGCCGCTTCACATCTCTGTGTAGTTGTTTTGGGTCATTTGTAGTCATGTGTGCTTTCTGGTTGACTATGGTTGTGGTCATTATTTGTCGTTTTGAATCTAATTTTAGACATTTCACATTTCTATAAAGATGTCTTTTGTCTGTTTGTAGCTGTTCGCTAACTTAAGGTGTGTGTTTTTGGTCATTTAAAGCATGTCTGTGGTCATTTAGAGTCTGTTTTTGATCGTGTTGTGCTTTTTAGTTCCCCGATCCAATTTCCTTGACAGGTGAAGAGATCCCTGGATGATGTGAACCCAGAGACATGGAAGCAGTGAGGATGATTACACCAGGCTCTTCCCGGGAAATTGCATAGGGAAATTAACCCAGGCATTGTTAATAAACTCAAAAAGTAGCTTCCCTGTCTGCATAACTCGGGGTTAAAGGCCCATAATACCCTCTTACCCGTCGGGGGAGTACTCCAGGTTGAACACCGCTCCATGGGTCTGAGTGCTCAGGTTCACAGACTCCGCGGCCGGGTTCATGGAGCAGTACAAACTGGTCATTGTCCGGAAGTTATCCCGGGCAGGGTCCACAAACACCCCCCGTCTTATAGTCCTGCTCTGCAGCCAGGAGAACACACTGTTGCCGCTGCGGAGCTCCGCGCTTGCCGCCTCGCCGCTCCCTGGCTGCGGCGCGGTGGACGCGGCAGGATCGCAGCGCGCCTCTCCTGCTGACGCCGTGGACCTCGCTCTGCGCTCCGGCCTGATCCCACCGCTCCCCGGGGGCGAAGGAGACACTGTCGGTGCGATTTCATCCTCCGCATCTGAGTCGTCCAGGTCGGGGTCCTCCTCTTTGTCGCTGGAGCCGCTGTTGGGCCTCTCCTCCTCCGCCGCGTCCTCGCTGTCGCTCCGGTGCTCCGAGCTCATTGTCGCCGCTCCAGACCCCGCACAGGCGGCGGTGTTTCCCGGGAAAAAAGCTGCCTGACTCCGGTCACCTATGGAGCATGAAACCGTGTTTTTTACCCAGTTTTATGGTGCCATGTTGGGCGATTTTACCCGCACAGGCTGCTGAATTATATGTTGGCAGCACGGCGTCAACACAAACACGAATCGACACAAATGCAACCGGAAGAGAACAGAattcaccttcaaaataaaactacACACTCGTTTTTTGTCTACCTTTTTAACACGAAACACATCAAATCAATATGTTATAAAGGCTACtccttattttattatatagcaCTGATTTAGAAAGTGAAATCAAGAACTAAATCATCAATTTGTATCGATACATGTTTTAAGTTGAAGGGCCCCGGCAGAAGTTGAATGTGTTTACTCTAACTAACTTAACAGTTTAGCTTTCACCAAAACAAACGCAATAATTTGCTAAAGAAATGACGAATTTCCGCTTCCTTGTCGATTTTCAGGTGCATGCGTAGATTGGTTGCTGCCACCTGCTGGAAAAATActgtactcagatcatgtacttgagtaaaagttgaaGTACCAGTGCAAGAAtacttacaagtaaaagtcctgcattcaaaatgtaactgtaagaagtagaaaagtattctcatcaaaatatagtgaaagtagcgacagtaaaagtagtcattgtgcagattggtttatttcagaataatatatatgatatgtttaaagctggtgaaggtgcagctagtctgaagtactttgtagactgcagggtagctggtggatttactccaggtggaactaaagtctgatttaacacttgattatatttcacatcattcatccacatctgtgaagtaactaaaggtattaaatacatgtagtggattgaaagtacaccatgtacctctgaattgtagtggacaAGAAGTACATAGTAGCATACAATGGAATTACTCAagtgaagtacaagtacctcaacattgtaCAGTACTTGGTGATGAATGTTttgacttctacttttactcaagtacaagaccatcagcaggagaggactctttaaagtagagacactccatactgatatacacctgaacatcagcaggagaggactctttaaagtagagacactacatactgatatacacctgaacatcagcaggagaggactctttaaagtagagactctacatactgatatacacctgaacatcagcaggagaggactctttaaagtagagacgctacatactgatatacacctgaacatcagcaggagaggactctttaaagtagagacgctacatactgatatacacctgaacatcagcaggagaggactctttaaagtagagacgctacatactgatatacacctgaacatcagcaggagaggactctttaaagtagagacactacatactgatatacacctgaacgtcagcaggagagaactctttaaagtagagacactacatactgatatacacctgaacatcagcaggagaggactctttaaagtagagacactacatactgatatacacctgaacgtcagcaggagaggactctttaaaatagagacactacatactgatatacacctgaacatcagcaggagaggactctttaaagtagagacactacatactgatatacacctgaacatcagcaggagaggactctttaaagtagagacactacatactgatatacacctgaacatcagcaggagaggactctttaaagtagagacgctacatactgatatacacctgaacatcagcaggagaggactctttaaagtagagacactacattactgatatacacctgaacatcagcaggagaggactctttaaagtagagtacactacatactgatatacacctgaacatcagcaggagaggactctttaaaagtagagacgctacatactgatatacacctgaacatcagcaggagaggactctttaaagtagagacactacatactgatatacacctgaacatcagcaggagaggactctttaaagtagagtacactacatactgatatacacctgaacatcagcaggagaggactctttaaagtagagacactacacactgatatacacctgaacatcagcaggagaggactctttaaagtagagacactacatagtgatatacacctgaacatcagcaggagaggactctttaaagtagagacactacatagtgatatacacctgaacatcagcaggagaggactctttaaagtagagacactacatactgatatacacctgaacatcagcaggagaggactctttaaagtagagacactacatactgatatacacctgaacatcagcaggagaggactctttaaagtagagacactacatactgatatacacctgaacatcattaggagaggactctttaaagtagagacactacatagtgaTATACTGAACATGAGGACAATAGGGCCACTTTAAAAACGTGTCACCGTCTTCTAAAGGTGTAATGTCTGAGTTGCTTCATAAGCCGTGCTTTGGGAACGCAGTGTTTAACATGCCATCATTCTTTCTCTCTGGCAGCATTAGTAAATGATCACATGTTTGCTTTAACATTAAGTCAGAGTTTGCCGGGACCGTCTTTACATTTACAGGATGAAGCAGCTGCTGGAACTCACGCTGCCTGCAGGCGCTCCGACATGACTGAGAGACGTAATTACCGTTTGTGTCGTGGCTGCGTGTTGATGTCTGCATTCCTGGAAGCTGTACCCTTGGTCTGTGTTTGCATTGCTGGAAAGTaactacatttactcaagtaccgtaCTTCCTTTTTATTGCTTATGAATACCTCTACTCCAGtccatttcaaaggggacatttATTTTACTCTACTATATTATATTGTTTTAAAGCTTAAGTTACTTTTCAGATACGGGATTTGCATAAAAAAACACGTCATTACAGTAAGTTGAATTACACATGATACTGATAAGACTTTTCTAATTGTACTTGATTAATAATTTAATGTGGAACTTTGACTTTTAATGTAGTttttgaaatatttgtattttgactTGAGCAAAGGATTCAATACTTATTCTACcacttctgtgtgtgtgcgtgtgtgcgtgcgtgtgtgtgtgtgtgcgtttgtgagtgtgtgtgagtgtgtgtgtgcgtgtgtgtgtgtgtgtgtgtgtgtgtgtgtgtgtgtgtgtgtgtgtgtgtgtgtgtcctttcgAGTTAATTGTGAGTATTCTTCCACCAACATCACTGCGACGGTGAACATTTAGAATAAAGACATCCTAATGAACTTTACGAACCATCACAGATGTATTTAGTTTTCTGTGTTACTAATTACGGGATGCAGTTTAGTTGAGGTgcgttgtttgtttgtttgtttgttttttgtaccTGGCATATGACGCAGGGATTGGCTGGTGCTTTTACACACGCCTATAGCACATGCATCCATGTGTACGCGCACGCATAAAGGAGAGCAAACAGTGGAAGTCTCTCGGTTGCAGACGGGAAAAATGACAGGTATGCGGGATGCTGCGCTTCATCCAAGTGGAGCCGTCTGCGCGTATTTACGCACGGTGTCACCTCCGAGCTCATCCAAAAAGCGCTCACTCCTTCCCGCGTGTTTCCCTCTCCTCGTGTCCGTCATGGTGCTGGTTCCGGCCTCAGCGCACCCTCAGTGTCTGGACTTCGCGCCACCTTTCAAACCTGTATGGCACCTGGAGTTCTGCACGCAGTACGAGCAGTTCGGCTGCTGCGACCAGAAGATGGACAACATGATCGCGGAGAGATACTGGGACATCATCGACCAGCTGGACACGAGGGGGGAAGATCTGTGTGAGGACCTGCTGAAGGAGGTCTTGTGCCAGGTGGGTACATATTGGCTTGTGATGCAATGGGCATAACCCGTTGCTGGCACAGATTAAAACATTGCTAAGTGCTTCTACATTCAGTTTCATCCAAACCATCATTAAAGTGATTCTCATTATCAACCTCTTTAGTCTGCTATTTGTACTGTTCTCTCTAATCTGAATCTAAtcaagaactgctaacagagcacttatatactaataaaggactggcttatctaaagccagttgagtagcacttgaaacgattggctctttgaaacctgatgtactttatgattctgttttcttcaagcttgtgtcttcctggtcgaattattgtaagtcgctttggataaaagcgtcagctaaatgcaatgtaatgtaatttaatctgatttaatacatatttacttttaaaataaTGCAGCATATAATATCAGGCATCATGCAACTTGTATTTACTTTCTATAATTCCTCTTCTTTTTTATCTCATTTCATACAAATCTCAATTAGAAGTCATGCAGAATTCAGAGGTGATTTTGTTTTTTCGTAGTTTTTTTTATAAGAATTTTacaaaaacatgtaaataaCGCTTATAATTCCTACAAATAACTTTAATACCTCCAATACAAATCTTGAAATTAGTTAAATATTACTATTAAATGTTCCATATATTGTAAAACAGTGGCGTACCTAGGGGAAAGGGGGCCGAGTGCCTTTTTTCAAAACCAGATTTGGTCTTTGTCCTATAAAACATTTCCTTTACTAACATCTGGCTTTTGTCTGAGTGGGAGAGCTTTGAATCCGTCCTCAGCTGGGTTTGCGTGTTAAAAAAAGCTACACACTATTCGTCAGTGTAAAGCAGGTAAAAGGGTCACCCCATGCCTCCGCTTTGATCTACCAGTCCTTGAGCCAAGGTGTCCCTTTCATTTCCCTGTGTTGCCTCCAGCCGTGAAACGCCTCTGTGATAATCAGCAGTGTCTGGTGGTTCTTCTCCAGGAGTGCTCTCCATACGCCGCCCACCTGTTCGATGCCGAGGACCCCTACACTCCCGTCAGAGAGTTGCCGGGCCTCTGCTCCGGATTCTGCTCCGAGTTCCACGGTAGATGTGGCCACGTGGTGAAATACCTAACGGAGAACCGGCTGCTGCAGGACACGTCGCAGCGAGACGCTTCCACCTTCTGCAGCCTGGTGGACCTCCAGGACCAGGACTACTGCTACCCCAACGTGCTGCAGAGCTCCAGCCTCAACAGCAACCTGGGCCGCGTGGCCGAGGACCCCCGGGGCTGTTTGCAGCTGTGCCTGACGCAGGTGGCCAACAACCTGAGGAACCCGGTGCTGATGCTGCACAGCGGAGACGGCACGCATCGCATGTTCATCGCCGAGCAGGTGCTGTTTGAAGGGGCTCTTCCCCGTCGTGTGGTcgttaggtttgtgtgcatgtaaatgaacTGCAAACGCTTCCATTGGacccctttgtttacttcc is drawn from Pseudochaenichthys georgianus unplaced genomic scaffold, fPseGeo1.2 scaffold_1047_arrow_ctg1, whole genome shotgun sequence and contains these coding sequences:
- the LOC117440574 gene encoding HHIP-like protein 2 — protein: MTGMRDAALHPSGAVCAYLRTVSPPSSSKKRSLLPACFPLLVSVMVLVPASAHPQCLDFAPPFKPVWHLEFCTQYEQFGCCDQKMDNMIAERYWDIIDQLDTRGEDLCEDLLKEVLCQECSPYAAHLFDAEDPYTPVRELPGLCSGFCSEFHGRCGHVVKYLTENRLLQDTSQRDASTFCSLVDLQDQDYCYPNVLQSSSLNSNLGRVAEDPRGCLQLCLTQVANNLRNPVLMLHSGDGTHRMFIAEQVGFVWVYLRDGSRLATPFLDLSGEVMTTGWLGDERGFLGMAFHPKYRENGRFFIYYSILVGSQLEEVRVSEMKASEHDVNVADPNSERVILEIEEPAANHNGGQLLFGLDGYLYIFTGDGGKAGDPFGKFGNAQNK